The Paenibacillus dendritiformis region TCGGGGCTTCGGATCCGAGCCTGGATGCGGAGATTATTGCACTCGGGTATGAATTCATGAAGGAGGTCGGGCTGACCGGCGTCCGCGTGGAGATCAATTCGGTCGGCAACGTGCCGAGCCGCGCGGCATACCGGGAGCGCCTGCTTCAATTTTTGGAGCCGATGAAGGAATCGCTGTGCAAGGACTGCCAGTCCCGAATGGAGCGCAATCCGCTGCGCGTGCTCGATTGCAAGGTCGATCAGGACAAATTCGGCAATGCGCCTTCCATTCTGGACAGCCTGGATGAAGAGTGCGCAACGCATTTTGCCAAGGTGAAGCAGTATTTGTCGGCGATGGGGGTTGAATATGAAGTGAACCACCGCCTCGTGCGCGGACTCGATTATTATACGCATACGGCCTTCGAGTACAAGGCGCAGGGCATCGGCGCCATCGATACGGTCGGCGGCGGCGGCCGCTACAACGGTCTGGTGGCGGATATCGGCGGGCCGGATCAGCCCGGCATCGGCTTCGGCATCGGGCTCGAGCGAATTGCGCTGCTCCTGGAGAAGCAGGGCGTCGATTGCAATGAGACGTCGCCGCTCGATATTTATCTGGTCGGTCTTGGCGAACAGGCGGAGGCCGAGGTGACGAAGCTGCTGAACGATCTGCGGCGCGAAGGACTGGCCGCCGAGAAGGATTACCAGGGCCGCAAGATGAAGGCGCAGATGAAATCGGCCGATCGCATGCATGCGCGTTATGCCGGGATTCTGGGAGATGACGAGCTGTCCCGGGGCGAGATTGCGCTGAAAGAGCTGGCCAGCGGGGAGCAGCGGTTCGTGCCGCTGTCCGAATTGGCGCAGCAGTTGAAGCAGGCTTGAACTGCTGAGGCGCCGCGTGCAGGCAAGAGGCAGACGATGCAAGAACATAGATGAAGAACGATCGATAATGAGGAGAGTGGAGTTCATGATGTATAAGACGCATTCCTGCGGAGATATAACGAAGGCCCGCATCGGAGAGACAGTCACTTTGAACGGCTGGGTACAGCGTCGGCGGGATTTAGGGGGCGTATTGTTCGTCGATCTGCGCGACCGCACCGGCCTGGTGCAGATTGTATTCAACCCGGAATTTTCAACCCGCGCCCATGAGATTGCCGATCGCTTGCGCAATGAATTCGTCGTGGCGGTGAGCGGGCAAGTCGTCATGCGCGACGCGGAGACAGTCAATCCGAACCTGCCGACGGGCGATGTCGAAGTTCGCGTGACGGACATCGAAATATTGAACGGGGCCAAAAACCCGCCGTTCTTCATTGAAGACGGCATCGAAATCGACGAGTCGCTTCGCCTGCGCTACCGTTACCTTGACCTTCGCCGTCCGGAAATGCAGCGCACGCTGAAGCTGCGCTCCAAAGCGTCGAAAGTGATCCGCGATTTCCTGGACGAGCAGGAATTCGTCGAGGTGGAGACGCCGATTCTGACGAAGAGCACGCCGGAAGGAGCACGCGATTATCTCGTGCCGAGCCGCGTGCATCCGCGCGAGTTCTTCGCCCTGCCGCAATCCCCGCAGCTGTTCAAGCAGCTGTTGATGGTATCGGGCCTGGAGCGCTACTACCAGATCGCCCGCTGCTTCCGCGACGAGGATCTGCGCGCCGATCGCCAGCCGGAATTCACGCAAGTCGACATCGAGACCTCTTTCCTGTCCGAGGAGCAGCTGCAGGGCATGATGGAGCAGCTGATGGTCCGCCTGTTCAAGACGACGATCGGCGTGGACATTCCAACGCCGTTCCAGCGCATTACGTATCAGGAAGCGATGGAGA contains the following coding sequences:
- the hisS gene encoding histidine--tRNA ligase, translated to MAYQKPTGTQDLLPGTVEIWQTVERKARDLCRRFNYKEIRTPIFEQTELFERGVGETTDIVEKEMYTFKDKGDRSMTLRPENTAGVVRSYVENKLYGEPDVTKLYYIGPMFRYERPQAGRYRQFHQFGVEAFGASDPSLDAEIIALGYEFMKEVGLTGVRVEINSVGNVPSRAAYRERLLQFLEPMKESLCKDCQSRMERNPLRVLDCKVDQDKFGNAPSILDSLDEECATHFAKVKQYLSAMGVEYEVNHRLVRGLDYYTHTAFEYKAQGIGAIDTVGGGGRYNGLVADIGGPDQPGIGFGIGLERIALLLEKQGVDCNETSPLDIYLVGLGEQAEAEVTKLLNDLRREGLAAEKDYQGRKMKAQMKSADRMHARYAGILGDDELSRGEIALKELASGEQRFVPLSELAQQLKQA